The DNA region GGCCGTTAGGAATGCAACGATTGCTTCCACATGTGCAAATGCTGTAGTAAGTCAGTCTCCCTAACCTGAATGGTCGGCTGAGTGTTCAACTCTTACCTGAAGTCTATGAGTGTTCTACATAGACCTCAACTGGCATCCAAGTCTAGCTCTGACCTGAATTGTCGATTGGCTGTTCACTTCTGACCTGAATGATTGTCCAATTCTGGTCAAACGTTTACAGTTGTACCAGTACACTGTCCACCAAGCACCAAGCCTGTGAAGGCATTAGAATTTTCCTTCATGATAGGTCAGTCCTATCAGTCCAGGGGGACTTTTTTAAACGTGTTACCTGCTGCATGTTTAAAATGTTTTTGAAGGTTGATGCTCTGTGCTGGATTATGCAAATGACTACTTGTTTGTTTGATGAATTGTGACATTTACATTTTCGTCTACTTCATTTGATGAATTGTGACATTTACAGTTCATAGTATCTCTGTTCTAATTTAGGTTTGCTTTGTGATGATTAATATAAATCTTATTTTGTCTATATTTGCAGCAGGAAACCAACAAAGGTTGGTTCCAACGTCTGAATTGATTAAGTATACAAGCCAACTACTTTCGGAATCTAAACATGAAATTCACAGAAGCACTTTAAAGATGCCAGCATTAATTTTGGATCAAAAGGACAAAATGAATTCAATGTTTTTATCTAGTAATGGGCTGGTTGAAGATCCACTGGCTATTGAGAAAGAAAGGGCCGTGATAAACCCTTGGACTTCAGAAGAGAGAAATATTTTCTTGAAGAAATTTGCTGCCTTTGGAAAAGATTTTCGGAAAATAGCTACCTTCCTTGACCATAAGACAACGGCAGACTGTGTTGAGTTCTATTACAAAAATCACAAGTCTGattgttttgaaaaaataaaaaaaaaagataacGACAAGCTCAAGAAGTTTTATAAAGCCAAAACTGACTTGATGCCAAATACTTCTTCACTTGATATCTTGAGTGCAGCTTCAGTGATGGCAGATGACATTGCAAGAAATCGGAGAATGCGTTCTGGGCGTGCTCTTTGGAGGGGATATAACATGACTGCTAGGGTGAAAGGTTTTGGAGTTCTTCAAGATGAAAGAGAGACTGTTGCAGCTGATGTGTTAACGAGTATATGTGGTTCTGTTTTATCCGAGGCAACAAGTTCCTGCATAACTAGTTCAGTCAATCCTGTGAAAGGCAAAAGGGCCAGGAAATGCGTGAAAGCAAAGCCTCTACGCAAACCATCACCACCTCCAACGCCAGAAATTACTCAAACtattgatcatgaaacttgttCCGATGAGAGCTGTGGTGAAGTTGATCTTACTGATTGGACAGATGTGGAGAAGGCGGCCTTTCTTCATGCAGTATCATCCTTTGGAAAGGATTTTGCAATGATTGCTCGGTGTGTTAGAACAAGATCACAATATCATTGCAAAGTCTTTTTTAGCAAGACTCAGAAACGTCTCAGATTGAATCTCATGGGTCACAGACCTGAAAATGTTGGATCATTGGGGGATGATGACGCGGATGGTGGCAGGAGTGGCACAGATATTGCATGCATTGTAGAGACAGGTTCAGCCAACGGCTCTGATACGTCAGGTACTAAAACTGGCGTGGACCAGCCTGCAGCTGATAAGAACATGTGTCGTGATGAATCCAATCCTGTAAAAGCTAGCAACATGTCAGCTGACTTAGATGGATCAGAGGAAACTAATGGGAAAGTAGATCATGAAGATGTAAATATGATTTCTAATGTATGTGTGGTTGGGGGTGAGTCTAACCTGGACATTGATGGTAATGTAGGTGTCTTGTATGATTCTGACAGGTCTGGCTCAGTGCGGGCTCAAGATGAACCAAGTGAAGGGGGAGTTGCAGTTATAGAACTGGTGTCTGGTATGGAGATAATTGAACCATGCTACCCTATTTCTGTTGGTGATGATAGACTGGTTTCTGATGTTTCTTCTGGCCAACAGGGAAATGAATTGGAGGGTTCAACAATATGTCTAGTTGATAGAGATGAAGCTGATACAGATGTTGTAGTTCAGTTGAAAGACAACCTCCACGATACAAGCACTTTGGTGAATACTTCACTATCATCTCTGGAAGTTTCTTGTTCAAGATTGACTGTTGATGCTGGAAATGAGCCTCAATTACGCCTTGAAAAGTCTCCATTCTCAGGAACATCAGAGGGCCCTCTTACAAATGCAAATTCAACATTGCAATATACTGCTGCTGCTGCTGTACAACACAAGAAAACAACGAGCCAAGATACACCGTCCAGTAGCAATCTTGGCTATCAGCTTTGTAATCCTGGTAATTCATTGGACCGTGTTGAGGCTGTCCATGAATGCTATAATTTGCAAGTGCATTCTAAGAAGGAAATGAATGTGAATATGAGCTGCAGCGGGTCAGCAACTGAGTTGCCACTTTTGTCCCAAAAGATTGAACAGCATGAGCATTACAAAAGCGTGCAGTGTTTGTCAGATTCAGAAGAAGCACCCAGAAATGATGTGAAAATATTCGGGAAGATACTGACCATTCCTTCATCCACCCAGAAGCCTAATTTAGGTGTAAAGGGAAATGACGAAAATGGTACCCATCATCCGAAGTTAAACAGTGCTTCTTCCAGTCTGAAATTGACCAGCCATGCTAATGCTGGTGGAAAAATCCCTATTCTGGAGGTTGATCTCAATGACTGCCACGTCATTGAAAATGTTCCCGTTGTAAGTTATATCAATGGGAACAAAATTCAGCCAGGTTCATCATCACTACCTGACTCTGCAATTTTGCTTGCAAAATATCCTGCTGCATTTGGTAGTTACCCGATAACTTCCAAATTAGAGCAGGAGTCACTGCAGGCTTTGGCCAAGAATGATAACCAGCACTTGGATAGAGCTTCTGCATTTACAACCAGAGAAGTCAACGGAAGCAACGACGTGCTTGGTTATCATATATCTGGTGAAAGGGAAGATCTGAACGCGCAACCACTCATTGTAGATGACCTGCCGAGAAGAGATGGTTTTGAAGCGATATCGAGTTTGCAGCAGCATGTTACAAAAATGGTGGGAACAAATGCTGTTCAGAAGCCAGGGATTCTTGTTGGAGGATCCACGAGTGCGGTCTCAGATCCTGTGGCGGCCATCAGAATTCAGCATTCCCTTGCTAACCAGTTTGTTGGCCAATCCGGGAGTGTAATAGAAGAGGGTGAGTCATTGGCAGGGGAAGAAGATATGTGTAGCTAGATGTGTTCGGCTGCAGCAATACTGTATAATAGCTTCTCTTAAGCATGATTTATTTAAGCAGTGTAATAGGTGTTTAAGATAATAATTTTAATATGGCAGCAGccatgttgttgttgtatttttaTAGGAATTCTTGAATAATTTCTGAAAATATTTATGGGCAAGTGCCATTTTGGCGGGTCCCTTAACCCATCACTGCCCATTTCGACAATGATTTTGCAGGTTAAATATTACTTATTGGTTGCTACAACTCCGTGATAAGGATAGTTTTTACTTCAAAATTTACTCCTTAGGTTGAAGAACCACAATTTTCCCTCTAATGGACTACTCTAGACATCTCTTTCTCTAATTAGGATGAGTTTAATAAGCCAGTGATAAGATGTGATGTGAGTCACTCTTGTTCTTTTTCTCCCTCTAAACTAGGTTTCAAATCTTAATAGAAGCTATATAAGACAGTGCGCCCTTACCGCCGAACACATCTAACTACCCAAATCTTCTTCCCCCATCAAAGACTCATCCTCTTTCATTACACTTCTGGTTGACCAACAAACTGATTAGCATTGCAAACTTGAGATTGCTTCAAAACCATTTCTTTGCATGTCATCTTCTATTATTGGCCGTGCACTCAGATTGTCTCTTTCTTTAAACATTTGATAACCATTCCATTGACTCCCCGCTTGTAAGAACTCACAAGCAAAATGACAGAATCAGGTAGTGACACAAACCTGGCTGAATTTTGTTTCCATTGATATAACTTACAACAGAAACATTTTCAATGACATGTCAGTCATTAAGATCAACCTCCAAAACAGATATTTTCCCATCAGCACCAGCATGCCCAATTAATTTCAGACTAGAAGAGGCAGTGTTTAACTTCGGATGATTGGTACCATTTTCAATGATCCAACGGTCTTTAAGATCAACCTCCAAAACAGGTACTTTTCCACCAGCATTAGCATGGTGGGTTATTTTGAAACAGGAGGCCGAGTTTTGTTCCCATTGATATAACTTACCATGACAATATTTTGCTTGTCAAAAGTGAAGCCAAATCTGTGTGAATTGAATAGGTCATTAATAGGAGATTCTATAAGAACAATCAAACTCCATTAAAAGTTCAATTTAATTGGTGTAAACATAACAAATCAGTAAATAAAATTGTGGTAAGTACCTTATATGGTTTGATAGTATAAGCACAAGAAACATTGAAGTTCTGGATTTGAAGACAATCAATTCCTTACATGATGCAAAAATCAATCATAGATTTGGCCAAGGGCAGACTGCAAAAGACTCTCAAAGAGATTAGCCATATAAATTGGGATTCATAAATTTTAGAGTTTATCATCGAGATTTTATAAGAACAATCAAACTTTAAAATTTCAATTAGATTGTTGTGAACATCACAAATTAAGTAAAGAAAAAGATTGCAATGCGTACCTCATAACTAGATAGTATTAGAAGAAACAACACCGAAGGTAGGTTGCAAATGATTCTAAGTGATTAGCCTCAAAGTAAGCTAGTCGAGGGCGGTGGAAAATTCCTGTTAGTTGAATAGGTCATTAGTTGGGGATTCATGAATTTTAAAGCTTAAAATTTGGATTTCATTAGAACAAATAAATTCCATTGAAAATTCAATTAAATTGGTTTAAGCATAATAAAATCAATAAAGAATATAGTGCATACCTTATGACTTAATAGTATTTGCACAAGCAATATTGAAGTCGATGGTTCAGAGAAGACTGTCGTTGTGTTATTTGATATAGAAATCAAATATAAATTAGGCGAAGAGTAATCTGTAAAAGATTCTAAACAATTAATTCATTGCGTTATGTGTTATAAAAATTAAATACAAATTAGGCGAAGAATAACCTGCAAAAAATTCTAAATAATTTATCTCGAGGTAGATAATCGAGAGTAGTGCTGATTGTGCCGATTACGAGTTGATGATCTAGGTTAATTTAAATAGGGGTGGGAGGGGTATGAATGAAGAGAAGTGGAGTGACCGATTACGAGTTGATGTCTAGGTTAATATAAATAGGGGTGAGAGGGGTAGGAATGAAGAGACATGGAGTGGTCGATTACGAGTTGATGTCTAGATTAAGGGGTAGGAATGAAGAGACATGGAGTGGTCGATTACGAGTTGATGtctaaattaaataaatagggGTGAGAGGGGTAAGAATGAAGAGACATGGAGTGGTCAATTACGAGTTGATGATCTAAGTTAGTTTAAATAGGGGTTGTATGAGGTAGGAATGAAGATACATGGAGTGTCTGATTACAAGTTGATGGTCTAGTTTAGTTTAAATAGGGGTAAGAAGGATAAAGAGATGACAGACATGACGACAAAAAGTATTAGGTAGCCAAATGAGATATCTTACGAGTTAAGCGAGAGATATCTTACGAATTAAGCGAGAGATATCTTATGAGTTAAGCAAATGTGAAATAAGGTAAAAGTCAGAttacaaaagaaaaaaatcaatAATTATGAGTTGGTAAATAATATTTGATTCGACTGATATATAATttctaaaaataataatttttttatcaGTGATTTATTgtaaaattataaattttaatgtctaattaaaaaattatttatataaaaaaataaaatttataataGTGTAAAGTAAAGTAAATGTtattaacaaaaataaaaataaaaatactaattattattttttaatatatatttgAGTGGACTATATAAAATCCAATAAAAATAATCCTTAACAAGGTTACGAAATTATATCAgatattttatattttaatataaCACGCCTATATATAAGATAAAATGATCAAAATACTCttttaacaaaataaaattattaaagtaaaattaaatattttggatttttcaaaaaaCTTTTTAACACTTAGGATTTGTTTGAAATTGTTCTAATATACACAAGTATAggaaaaaaaaaatcatatatGACAAAACTCTATTATTAAGCCTTATACTGAACCATTTATTTTTAGTTCCCTTATTAATCGAGAATTTTTCTAACActctattattattattattattattattattattattattattattattattattattattattattaataataataagGTAATACTAACTTGTATCCTAGGGGCATAAGTTAAGAATTAAAGAAAGTAATGTTATATTGAAAATTGTACATtgatttaaataaaaatataaaattaatttttaaattattcTTTTCAATACAAACATTCTATAAGTGGATTTCTTATCTTGTGTTCTATGACACAAGTTTGCATTACccttattattattattattattattattattattattattattattattattattattattattattattattattgattttaaggatttatttaaaaaaaattcaattaaaataaaagattttattttttaaaaacaatttaaaattttataaaaaatattatttttcaaaatatgaattttctaatttttattcaaaagtataaaataattttttttagaCAAAAGGAGGGCCGAAGCCCAAACAATATCACAACTACCCAATCCTAGAAGCATCATACTGAACAAACCTAAGCAGGAAGGAGGGACAAGTATCAAAAATACTATAACTAGTATTCAAAGAAAGACTAAACTTCCGTACATTTATTAGCTTCGCGGAGGATATACTTAACACGAAAATTTTGTAAGCCTTTGAGGTCGGTCATCTTGAATTTTATGAACCATGTTCAACCCAAATTTTCTATGAAGTTTATAACTAGTAATAACTTTTAAAACTTCCACATTGTCCACCTGAAACTCAACATTTTTAATACTATAGTTTTTGACCAATCTGATTCCTTCATGAACTCCACAAAATTCAACAATAAGGGCATTGCAGTTACCAATGTACTTGGCAAAACCCCCTAACCCGTCACCTTTATCATTCCTTATAAGACCACCGCACCCAGCTATACAATTACTACTAGCTGCACTATCTGTGTTAACAATCAACCAAATCTCTTTAGCAGGCGCCCACCTCGCAACAACCCTAGGCTTGGAATTGCTTACTACCTTCTTATGCAACGCCATAACACATTTGTACTGGCCATGAGAAAGATGAATGTCACTAGCCAACATCACAGGAAACACATAACCAGAATTGTGAAGTTTTTGATTCCTCCACTGCCAAATCTTATAACAAGCAGTGGCCAAAATAGCAGACCAATCCATACAAGGAGAACCTAGGTTCTGAAAAAGATTAAACTCTATACATTCATCAAGTGCAAGATAAAAGAATGTAGTACGAGATCAAGCATGAACCATACTAAGCCAGATATCCTTAGCCACCAAACAGTCCCTGAGCACATGTAATAAGGATTCAACAACACCATAGCAATCTCCACAGAAAGATACGCATACGGAGTACAATTTAGTTTTTAATCCTTTATTCTGAACCAGCCAAATAAGATGTCTAATTCTTTCAGAAACTTCAAGCTTCCAAATCTTGCGCCACTGCTTTTCCTTCGCATCCTGATAAGTGGAGTTTTGAAGCTCATAAGAGCTATCAATAGTGAATTGGCCAGTCAAAGTTCCACTCCAAAGGCAACTATCTTGATAAGGACTGTCTCTTTGAGGAGGAGTTATGGCACAAATTTTCTCCACAAACTCTGCAGGAATTTTAGAATTAATAAGGTTCCAATTCTAGTTTCCTTGGTGATCAACTAGCTCATTGAGTAAAATAACCTCCGAACTAGAGCCAGGAGTGGACAACACATTTCTAAGCTTCAAACCTTTCACCACCCAACAGTCATCCAACACATTAATCCTAATACCCAGACACATACCCAGATCACCACCCTACGTGCCTTATCTGGTACCAGATGACTATAGAAATCACCGAGTATGACATCAAGATCTCTGTAGCGGAGTGTCAGAGGAGAAAATACAGAGGGAGGTCTTGGAATAATCTAAAGATACCCAAATTGATGCAGGACCCGCTCAGGTAGATATGGATACATCAGGCACGATCCACAATTCAATCGTTCAAAGTAGAAGGTTATATCGTCCAAGGAACATGTCTAATGATGACCTTTGTATGGATATAAGCATATGCCATATGCTACAATGCCAATAAACACCTGAAATAACTATATCTCCTGATTCCCCCTGTACGGGGCAAAAGGTAGAAGCACATGGCCAATCCTCAATGTAGTCTATGACATGTTGCCATCCAGATATGCGAGGAGAGTGAGAGATGATCCATGCCTGAAAATAGTTCATATAGATACTAGCATTGTGAAAATATTAGTAACAGTATGTCAGGTAGACAACAATGACATATGTTTCACTTTTGTCCACAAATATTGTCGTGTCAACCAATAATAGAAAGTATGACCTCAATGCACATTATCCGTGGAACAAAACCTGCTCGCCATCACCTTCGGCCTCCATTGCCGCAACCAGGTGGTATTTGTACAGTTCTGACAACGCCTCTCGTGGCATCAAGGTCCCGTTGGGCCTCACCTTGGTCAGCTCCCAAATAGTTTACCATCAATTCAAGTGCATCTGATTTCTTGATCCAAGAACGGTTTAGTAATCTTCCCCTAATCATAAGATGAAGAAGGCATAAGACATTATCAAGGGTGATGGATATATCACCATGAGAGGTATGGAAAGATGATGTCTCCTTGTTCCATCTCTCCATAAAATCCTCCAACATGCCATGATTAATGGTCATGTATCCAATGGCACATAATTTCCAGCCTGGAGTAACGAAAGACATCTTAAAACCACGCATCTACATTCTGTTATAGGTTCAAAATCGTCCTGACATGGTTTACAGATTTTACAATTTCACACTCCGGT from Lathyrus oleraceus cultivar Zhongwan6 chromosome 1, CAAS_Psat_ZW6_1.0, whole genome shotgun sequence includes:
- the LOC127098491 gene encoding uncharacterized protein LOC127098491, translating into MEAEGDGEQAWIISHSPRISGWQHVIDYIEDWPCASTFCPVQGESGDIVISEFVEKICAITPPQRDSPYQDSCLWSGTLTGQFTIDSSYELQNSTYQDAKEKQWRKIWKLEVSERIRHLIWLVQNKGLKTKLYSNLGSPCMDWSAILATACYKIWQWRNQKLHNSGYVFPVMLASDIHLSHGQYKCVMALHKKVVSNSKPRVVARWAPAKEIWLIVNTDSAASSNCIAGCGGLIRNDKGDGLGGFAKYIGNCNALIVEFCGVHEGIRLVKNYSIKNVEFQVDNVEVLKVITSYKLHRKFGLNMVHKIQDDRPQRLTKFSC